In the Clostridia bacterium genome, one interval contains:
- a CDS encoding copper amine oxidase N-terminal domain-containing protein: MATRSFGFTVAARKAALTLGVLLVLSIVLASPGGPARAADLAAPEVGDLARVDFARSDTEFRPLFPDLEEDREKIKRLLELYRQALAALGPESTLAQELGENQPALWFLNRVRLTLRDGGCITLILYQGVIICPEDGDRCYRVTDPQVSRELEELALSYFVPAQGVRVSASQLRMGQPVTVSSDVARAKEAHILIMPSYSPMTIPSAPYPYPVPEAILIATVPVERDRFTYTFTLTETLGTKLDGSPGRLGPGAWLLVVQSGSQTMVPVSILPEEAWEPQAVGYCGGRVFVWTAGEGLHEGRRSSPADQPLLIGEARWGSPVTHVSPGFLRDWLGVAVTELAPGRWRLGRAELNLTVALGDDKARVNGTMLDLGGTVRQVGGTARLPWTELGRFFGYRVQWRGPETAVFLRGLDRVPPELERALAAAQVGVVRRGRAVTLTLDGKKLDLGNHQAYLDPGQGRVMVPLRATVAALGGRVEWFAVRPGYREADAAASGGLAPYGEEVTAWVDVSCGQSVWRLYLTSAESGPAVVVPLRELAAALGFDLLWDAPRATADLRPAR; the protein is encoded by the coding sequence GTGGCTACAAGGAGCTTTGGGTTTACCGTGGCGGCGAGAAAGGCGGCGTTAACGTTAGGGGTACTGTTAGTGTTATCCATCGTCCTTGCTTCACCCGGCGGCCCGGCGCGCGCGGCCGATCTGGCGGCGCCGGAGGTGGGCGACCTGGCAAGGGTGGATTTTGCCCGCTCCGACACCGAGTTCCGGCCGCTCTTCCCCGATCTGGAGGAGGACCGGGAGAAGATTAAGCGCCTGCTGGAGCTCTACCGGCAGGCCCTGGCCGCCCTGGGGCCGGAATCTACTCTTGCCCAGGAACTGGGAGAGAACCAGCCCGCTCTTTGGTTCCTGAACCGGGTAAGGCTGACCCTTCGGGACGGGGGTTGCATCACCCTGATTCTCTACCAGGGGGTCATTATCTGCCCGGAAGACGGCGACCGCTGCTACCGGGTAACCGATCCCCAGGTGAGCCGGGAACTGGAAGAATTGGCCCTGAGCTACTTCGTGCCGGCCCAAGGGGTACGGGTGAGTGCCTCGCAACTGCGGATGGGCCAGCCGGTCACGGTTAGCTCGGACGTGGCCCGGGCCAAGGAAGCCCATATCCTGATTATGCCCAGCTACTCGCCTATGACCATCCCTTCGGCGCCCTACCCCTACCCGGTGCCCGAGGCCATCCTGATCGCCACCGTGCCGGTAGAGCGCGACCGCTTCACTTACACCTTTACTCTGACCGAAACCCTGGGCACCAAATTAGACGGCTCGCCCGGCCGCCTGGGGCCCGGCGCGTGGTTGCTGGTGGTACAAAGCGGCAGCCAGACCATGGTGCCGGTCAGCATCCTGCCGGAAGAGGCCTGGGAACCGCAGGCAGTAGGGTACTGTGGCGGTCGCGTGTTCGTCTGGACCGCCGGCGAGGGGCTGCATGAGGGCCGCCGGAGTTCTCCGGCGGATCAGCCCCTGCTGATCGGGGAGGCCCGCTGGGGCAGCCCGGTTACCCACGTCAGCCCGGGCTTCCTGCGGGACTGGCTGGGGGTGGCGGTGACCGAGCTCGCGCCCGGCCGGTGGCGCCTGGGCCGGGCGGAGCTCAACCTCACCGTGGCCTTGGGCGACGATAAGGCCCGGGTCAACGGCACCATGCTCGACCTGGGAGGAACCGTGCGGCAGGTCGGCGGCACGGCGAGGCTGCCCTGGACCGAACTGGGGCGCTTCTTCGGCTACCGCGTGCAGTGGCGGGGGCCGGAAACGGCGGTCTTCCTGCGCGGCCTGGACCGGGTTCCGCCGGAGCTGGAAAGGGCGCTGGCGGCAGCGCAAGTCGGCGTCGTTCGCCGGGGCCGGGCGGTCACCCTCACTCTGGACGGGAAAAAGCTGGACCTCGGCAACCACCAAGCCTACCTGGACCCCGGGCAGGGGCGGGTAATGGTGCCGCTCAGGGCCACGGTGGCCGCCCTGGGCGGCCGGGTGGAGTGGTTTGCGGTCCGTCCGGGCTACCGGGAGGCCGATGCGGCCGCCTCCGGGGGTCTTGCTCCTTACGGCGAGGAGGTAACCGCCTGGGTGGACGTGAGCTGCGGCCAAAGCGTCTGGCGGCTCTACCTGACCTCAGCGGAGAGTGGACCCGCCGTAGTGGTTCCCCTGCGGGAGCTGGCCGCAGCCCTGGGGTTCGATCTCCTGTGGGACGCGCCGAGGGCAACAGCGGATTTGCGCCCGGCAAGGTAG
- a CDS encoding FapA family protein — MPLAWVEDGKVRVVHPPDGPYPVLVPADGVELLVNGVLREGPTPVKQEDAIELRPLVDQSPGSWRLEVAPNGHAAKLVVRPQVVYRREIPDLPPAAQLKIVPHTRELRSPPLTLEELLEELRRRGICYGVDWQACEQAARTEDGGEFTVARGTPPVPGEPARLEVFFSQAEKVPVEADPEEKVDFRRRFSFTSAAPGCVLARKIPPSPGRPGRDVYGAVLAPPEPPDFQLLPGPGVEISADGLEAVAIQAGRPYLQRLRKAVRLGILPVLEHPGDVDLRCGNVFFQGDVRIRGSVQEGMEVKATGRVEILGQVASATIEGGATVVVAGNVLSSAVVAGGNAAFFGEIRPRLENLHREVANIVAAMEQVTANPAFKTADLKAGIGPLLLLLLEKRFQRLPLLVQALDKSIKALPPEMLPEPLAPLLREMESHFIVSPLSVRELETLRDLREKIKEFLDQPYWHAPGDDADLVLRYALGSVLVATGNIRILGKGCYNCSVRAGKKVIVRGAYRGGEIRAGGDVAVGELGSPAGIETTVVLPASAAARIGLARENARVQIGSCTHRFDREETGVELRLDKEGRLSVRYQTALSPD, encoded by the coding sequence ATGCCCTTGGCCTGGGTAGAGGACGGGAAGGTGCGGGTGGTGCACCCGCCGGACGGTCCTTACCCGGTGCTGGTGCCCGCCGACGGGGTGGAACTGCTGGTCAACGGCGTGCTCCGGGAAGGGCCCACCCCGGTGAAGCAGGAGGACGCAATCGAACTCCGGCCTCTGGTTGACCAAAGCCCGGGAAGCTGGCGCCTGGAGGTCGCGCCCAACGGTCATGCGGCCAAGCTCGTCGTGCGGCCGCAGGTGGTATACCGGCGGGAGATACCCGACCTCCCGCCGGCGGCCCAGCTTAAGATCGTTCCCCATACGCGCGAGCTAAGAAGCCCGCCGCTGACCCTGGAGGAGCTCCTCGAGGAACTGCGCCGCCGGGGAATCTGTTACGGCGTCGACTGGCAGGCCTGCGAGCAGGCCGCGCGAACCGAGGACGGAGGAGAATTCACCGTGGCCCGCGGTACGCCGCCGGTTCCGGGGGAGCCGGCTCGCCTGGAAGTTTTCTTTTCCCAGGCAGAGAAAGTGCCGGTAGAGGCCGATCCGGAGGAAAAAGTGGATTTTCGCCGCCGCTTTTCCTTCACCTCCGCGGCCCCCGGCTGCGTGCTGGCCAGGAAGATACCCCCAAGCCCCGGACGGCCGGGACGCGACGTTTACGGGGCGGTGCTGGCTCCGCCGGAGCCCCCGGATTTCCAGTTGCTGCCGGGCCCGGGTGTGGAGATAAGCGCGGACGGGCTGGAAGCCGTGGCCATCCAGGCAGGACGGCCCTACCTTCAACGGCTGCGCAAGGCGGTCCGGCTGGGGATATTGCCCGTGCTGGAGCATCCGGGCGACGTTGACCTCAGATGTGGCAATGTTTTCTTCCAGGGCGACGTGCGTATCCGGGGAAGCGTGCAGGAGGGCATGGAGGTGAAGGCTACCGGGCGGGTGGAGATACTCGGGCAGGTGGCTTCCGCCACCATTGAGGGTGGAGCCACAGTAGTGGTGGCCGGTAACGTCCTGTCCTCCGCGGTAGTCGCCGGCGGCAACGCGGCTTTCTTTGGCGAAATTCGCCCCCGGCTGGAAAACCTCCACCGCGAGGTCGCCAATATAGTCGCCGCCATGGAGCAGGTCACGGCCAACCCGGCGTTCAAGACCGCGGACCTCAAGGCAGGCATAGGCCCGCTCCTGCTTCTCCTACTGGAAAAGAGGTTCCAACGTCTGCCTCTCTTGGTTCAGGCCCTGGACAAGAGTATAAAGGCGCTGCCGCCGGAAATGCTCCCGGAGCCCCTGGCACCGTTGCTACGCGAGATGGAAAGCCATTTCATCGTTTCCCCTCTGAGTGTTAGGGAACTGGAAACCCTGCGGGATCTTCGAGAAAAGATAAAGGAATTCCTTGATCAGCCTTACTGGCACGCTCCCGGCGACGACGCCGACCTGGTGCTGCGCTACGCCCTGGGGTCCGTCCTGGTTGCCACCGGTAACATTAGAATTTTGGGCAAGGGATGCTACAACTGCTCGGTCCGCGCGGGAAAGAAAGTGATCGTCCGCGGGGCGTACCGGGGCGGCGAGATAAGGGCGGGAGGAGACGTGGCGGTAGGCGAACTGGGCTCTCCGGCCGGCATCGAGACTACGGTAGTCCTGCCGGCCAGCGCCGCCGCGCGCATCGGCCTGGCCAGGGAAAACGCGAGGGTTCAGATAGGTAGTTGCACTCACCGCTTTGACCGGGAGGAAACCGGCGTCGAGCTGCGCCTGGATAAGGAGGGGAGGCTTAGCGTGCGCTACCAGACCGCTCTTTCTCCGGACTGA
- a CDS encoding RNA polymerase sigma factor, with product MDELQGLVERSQGGDAAALEKLVAILQKKVYRLALSLTGNHADAEDLVQEAVTRVYTRLRFYDPERGSFEVWVHRITTNLWINWAKSRRGLKVCSLDSLTDPDEEGGPGLEIASGEDGPEEEFEKRELRELTWRLIRQLPPKSRAAVALREIGDYAYREIAAALGCSETAVKTRINRGRQILKEKLAQAGYAPGGKARRGGKGRDEG from the coding sequence TTGGATGAGCTGCAAGGCCTGGTGGAGAGGTCCCAGGGCGGGGATGCCGCCGCGCTGGAGAAGCTCGTGGCCATACTCCAGAAGAAGGTTTACCGGCTGGCCCTGAGCCTCACCGGCAACCACGCCGACGCCGAAGACCTGGTGCAAGAGGCGGTCACCCGCGTGTACACCAGGTTGCGGTTCTACGATCCGGAGAGGGGCAGCTTCGAGGTATGGGTGCACCGGATCACCACCAACCTCTGGATAAACTGGGCGAAGAGCCGCCGGGGCCTCAAGGTCTGCTCGCTGGACAGCCTCACGGACCCGGACGAAGAAGGGGGCCCGGGGCTGGAGATCGCCAGCGGCGAGGACGGGCCCGAGGAGGAGTTCGAGAAAAGGGAGCTGCGCGAGCTCACCTGGCGGCTGATAAGACAGCTGCCGCCGAAGAGCCGGGCGGCGGTGGCCCTGCGGGAGATAGGCGACTACGCCTACCGGGAAATAGCCGCCGCCCTGGGGTGCTCGGAAACGGCGGTGAAAACGCGGATCAACCGCGGCCGCCAGATCCTCAAGGAAAAGCTGGCCCAGGCGGGCTACGCGCCCGGTGGCAAGGCCCGCCGGGGCGGGAAGGGGCGTGACGAAGGATGA